tgttcatttggttttgtttttgcttttagggccgaaccctcagcatatgaaagttcccaggctaggggccaactcagagctgtagctgccggcctacaccacagccacagcaatgccagatccaagccgtgtctttgacctacaccccacACCtcgtggcaacaatggatccttaacccactgagcagggccatggatactaatcctcatggatactagtcgggttcattacggctgagccacaacaggaactctgattgtTCATTCTTGTTGCCATGGGGCATCCCACTGGGGGCGAGAACCATGATGAAGGGGTCCATTCTACTGCTGAGGGGTGTTCGTGAAGTATCTGGTttggggctgttatgaatagtgctgccgtAACATTCTAGGAATGTGTCTTTTGGTGATGACCAGAACATATATACCCAGTACTGCTGTCACATAGTGTATGTACATTTAGCATGAGGAGGACATCTTTTTACAAATCCAACTACATCGGCtgtagggagttctctggtggctcagtgagttaaggatcctgcgttgtcactgctgtggctcgggttcaatccctggctgaggaacttctgcatgttttgGGCtccaccaaaaataaacaaacaaacaaaccaaaatacaCCTGCTGCTTACCTGCCCCTCCTGACCCACTCAGGTAAGCAAGGATGATGAGCTTCATGCTCTAAATGCTTTAACTTCCTACCCCCAAATCCAATTGTTCCCTGGGCTCAAggaaatggtttctttctttctttttttttggtctttttgccatttcttgggccgctcccacggcatatggaggttcccaggctaggggtagaatcgaagccatagctgcccgcctacgccagagccacagcaacgcgggatccgagccgcatctgcaacctacaccacagctcacggcaacgccggatcgttaacccactgagcaagggcagggatccaacccgcaacctcatggttcctagtcggattcttaaccactgagccgtgacgggaactccaaggaaatggTTTCTTTAGAGTGCCATttagaaagggaaggaaatgctTTCGGTTTTTAGGGATCAAAATTTGAGTGTTCAACTCTGTCCATGTTCCTTGATGTTTTCCTTTATTCGGTAGGCACGAGCAAAACCAAACACtaactcctcttcttcctctctctccaggaATGTTACCGACCAGTTCTCAGTTCAGTTACCCCCTCTGCCACCCAGGGGTATGCTTTCTCCAGAAAAAACCTGTGAGTATATTTTGCGGATAACCATCTCATTCAGGACAGGATGACAAATTTATCTAGGTGTCTTGGTCAGCTCAGGCTGCCCACAAAACAAGAGCATAGACCATATGGCTTAAAGAACAGCGATTTTtctcacagttccggaggctAGAAACccaagtgcaggagttcctgttgtggctcagtgggttaagaaccagacatagtgtctatgaggatgtgggttctatccctggcctcactcggtgggtgaaggatccagtgttgccccaagctgtggtgtaggtggcagatgcagctctgattcaacccctagccagggaacttccatatgccgtgggttcagccctaaaagaggaagaagaagaagtccaaggtcaaggtgccagcCGATATGATTTGGTTTCTGGGGAGGACTCTTCCCGGCTTGCAGAGGACCAGACCCTTCTCTCTGTGACCTCACGTGAAAAGGcaagagctctctggggtcttttttttgttttttgttttttgtttttgtctttttagggccacacccatggcataagaaagctcccaggctagggggcgaatcagagctgcagctgccagcctaaaccacagccacagaaatgtgggatccgagccacatctgcaacctataccacagctcacggcaatgctggatccttaacccactgagcaaggccaggaatcgaacctcacggagactagtcgggttcctaaccctctgagccacagtgggaactccttgtgtctcttcttataagagcactaatcctATTGGATCAGGGCCATACTCTTATGACTGTATTTAACCTCAGCCCCTTCCCTGAAGGCCCCATCTCTAAATACGACCACACTGGTGGTTAGAGCTTCACCATGTGAGTTCCGTGAGGACACAAACACCCAGTCTGTAACACTGGAATCCGCAGGTGGTAGCAACCTGTTTTTAAAGCGATGGATTAAGAAAAGGGGGAAGAATAAGTCCCGATGCTCCCAATGTTCAATGTGTGAATTCATATTCCAATTCCTTGCAGCGTGGGTATAAAGGACCTTGGGGGTGTCAAGGACCTTGGGcctctcacatttcttttttttttctttctttttttttttgtctttttgccatttcttgggctgctcctgcggcatatgacagttcccaggctaggggtcgaatcggagctgtagccactggcctacgccacagccacagcaacgtgggatccgagccgcatctgcaacctacaccacagctcacggcaacgccggatcctgaacccactgagcaaggccagagatcgaacccgcaacctcatggttcctagtcggattcgttaaccactgtgccatgacgggaacgcctctcgTTATTTCTTATCAGAAAAATTCTGACGGGTCCCTTTGACTGGAATCTTCTTCCTCTGGTTCTACACAGACTGGCTTGACCTCACCCTTTAGGGGTCAGCTCTAATGTCACCACGTCAGAGAGGCCACTCCTGACCATCCTATCTAAGGAAATGCtgctaattttctttctgaaGCTTGTGGAAATTATCCCCCATGGTCTTCTTGAGTTATCCTTCATTTGTTCATTATCTAGTTCCTCCAGGAAACAGGCACCTCTCGTGTCTTGTTCACCACTGTTTATCCATCCCTAAGAACAGTGCCTGCCGCTTAGTAGGGAATGAATGAAAAGGTTTTGATCGAAGGGATAATTAATAATGTTAGCGAACACGTACTGAGCAGGTGCTGTGTGTCAGGCCCCATGGTAGGCACCTCATAGGCACCGTCTCAATCCTCATGACAACTCTATGAGGCAGCTACGTTGCTGGAGCCCTCAGACAGAGGAGGacagtgaggcacagagaagctaagtgacttacccatggtcacacagctagtgatgGCCTGAACATGAACTTGGACCTAACTGTAGGATTTGGCAGGAGATGAAATGGTGGGTCATTTTCCAGGTTCTCTTACGAAAAGATAAGACAGTggtgcagaagttccaggccccATCAAAGGAGGAGCTGAGCTGTTTCATTATCCTCTTCTCACCACGTTCATCTCTTGGCTCTGTTGCCATCCTCCACCAGTTCCACCTTTTGGAAACATCACTGCCCCCTTCCTCCTTAGGAGAGAGATTTCGGACCTGAGCAATTGGATAGTTCTGGAAAGCAGGGTTAGTCATTGTGAGGGATGTGCCCACAAGGACATAGGGTTTGTATCACTTCCTTAGGAGAATTAGGATCTGAAGACACAACGCTACTCATTTGACTGCCAGCTCTGGTCAGCCTCTCGTCTAAGCTTCTGCTTCATGGGTCCCACGGCAGGGCAGTCTTAGGCAGGGACATGGGAGTCAAGACGTCTGACCAATATTGGCCACTTACGCACTTGGGTGAGCTTGAGGCCATCAGGACTGGGCCTCTGGTGAGTTTCCTCTGTAAGATGGGGAGCTGGTCCACCAAGAAGTGAAACAATCACTGAAACCCATGAAAATCAGGCAGAGCCACTTggtcaaaaatatacaaacacgaTAGCTTTGCATCTAATACCTTTTTGTGTATTCTAGCCCCACAGGAAACCCCAAGTCTGCCACCAGCCGCCTACTCATCGGTAAATAAAGTTCGAAATAAGAAGATAGTTGCCGTCCCGAGCTACGTGGAGCCTGAGAATGACTATGATGACGTCGATGTCCCTGCCAGGATGGAAAGTCATCATCTTGAAACagccatttcttctttttggcaAGCGGAAGAGGGTTCCCACAACTTGTTTTAAAACCAAGAATGGTTGACCATCAGTAGGTATCTGGGTCCCGAAAGCCCGGGGTCGTGTCCTGGAGCTCTGTAAGATAAGCACTCTGGACTCTGAAGAAGCGTCTGCGATGAGATGATTGCAGCCCGAGGAAAGACGCCCAGGCTCAGCCCCTGAGGATGGAGCTGAGACAGGCCTTGAGCTTCTGCGGAGCGAGGTTCCAAGCGGGGGACCCCTGAGTTGCGCGACCCCCACCGGGAAGAAAGCCCCTCAGTGCCCGGCTCTCTGatccctttctttcccctttcatGTGGTTCTAAGAGGTCTGGGCGTTGACTGTGCAGAGCCTCCGAGCTCCCATCCCCAGCACAGCCCCCATCAAACAGGTGTCTTGCCCACACCATCCCCACCCACCTGACCCAGAGGGGGGCCGTGGGTGGTCGTTACAGCTGAGCGCGCTCGGGTGCGTCATGCCTTGTGCGTTCTTCAAGGGCACAGGGATGCTTTCCGTTCTTGAGaaccctccccacccacaccccaacCCCGCCCAAAGCCCAGGGCCTCTCTGTGACGGCAGCCAAGCTGACCACAGAGATCCGAGTTCTCATCTGGGGTTTTTCCTGTGCTTCCTGGCTGCGCCCTCACAATCAGCAAAAGACAGAGGTCACCTTCTGGACCAAAGGACAGAACTTATCCGTAAAGGTGTTATTTTGCAATATGTGTATTGGGGGAGCAACAGGGAAATTGGGTTTCCCTGGAAAAAATCATGGGGAACAGGAAGGAAGCGGGTGATTAAATGGCAGAGTCCAGATGAGAGTTGGGGGGAATGATACCCTCCTCATAATTTTCATTACTGCTTCTTCCTTGGGTAGAGTTCTAGGCAAACAGCCGCAGGCCCCTCCCTGCCAGCTCCCTGTCCCTGAGCCACGGCTCTGAGTGCCAAGGGCTGCAGCTAaggagatgggggcgggggctgctcTTCTGGTAAATAAGTACCCCAGTGGGGTCACCGAGGCCCGAGTCAGCTTTTTGCCTCCAGAACCTCATCAGCCCCTTCAAGTTGGTCGGCTAGAGCCCAAGGAGGACTTCGCACGTGCTAAGGAGACTCAGAAGATGCTGACGTCTAATCCCCAGGAAGCTTGTGGGGAGAGCACCACGACCTGTGAGACAGCCCAGCAGTGACGCTTGGCCTGAGCTCCTCCTCAAGGGATGGACAGTGTGTTCCTGCCACAGTCAAGCTTCCTCCCCCGACCACTGCTGGACCCATGGGGACACGCGCTTCCTCCCCCACGCTCTCTTTCTAGACTCCTGGAGACTTCCAGCTTCCCAGCATACTGCCTTCTTTCGGGCCAGTGGTTCTCCAGCTATGGCCTTAGGGAACTTTGGTATTTGGTGAGGCAAAGAGAGGACTCATTTCTTAAATtgtagagagagagggaaaaaaaaaaaaaaaaaaaagaaggctaaaGGAGAGAAGTGTTTCTCACACGTGTGCTTTCCTCTTATACATTTTCTGTGAACCACCCGCATctatgacaataaaagcaaagacCAGGGCCACGTGAACGTCTCCTTGGTTTCTGGGCCATCTCCTGGTTCTCCTCCTGTCTCTGTCTTTCATGTGAGCCCACCAGTCTTCAAGGCCCGTCTTTCTCTGGGTTCTGTCTCTGTCCCTGCCCTCATCTCGCTCCAAACACTCATGAATGACCTCACCGATGGCTCACTGCTAAATTCCCAGTGTCCAGCTCAGACACATGGTACGCACTTAATATAGATTCATTGATTGTTGAACATTTATGGAGGATCT
The Phacochoerus africanus isolate WHEZ1 chromosome 14, ROS_Pafr_v1, whole genome shotgun sequence DNA segment above includes these coding regions:
- the SCIMP gene encoding SLP adapter and CSK-interacting membrane protein; protein product: MAMDWWRDNFWLILAVAIIFVSAGLGIILFCVCRRLLRQGNKWAVAKPLKQQQRDEEKTYENVTDQFSVQLPPLPPRGMLSPEKTSPQETPSLPPAAYSSVNKVRNKKIVAVPSYVEPENDYDDVDVPARMESHHLETAISSFWQAEEGSHNLF